TTTCGCCCTAAAGTCAAATTTTCTATCAGACGCAATATGCGCATCCGGTTCTCCGGATTTACCCCTTCGCGTCCAACCAGGTATTTTTTAAGCAGAGGTCCGGCTTCCGGGTGTCTAAAATCCTTTTCAGAAGGCATCGTTACGACTAATCCACCCGCTATATCCTGAGCGAGACGGCTGATTTCATAAGGGAAGCGTGTGACATTGTGTTTACATACCTGAGCCAACATGTCATCTGACAGATAGACGCCGGATTCCAGTTTTTTCGCCTGATATGAGGAAGCGATACCTAGTCCGTATATGGTTTCATTCAGGTGTGTCATTTCAACCAACTTATCTTTGATGTGTGATGCCTTTTCCACCCCGTTATAATCCGCTATCGTGGCTGCCGCTCCGATTAAAGCATCGCCGAGACCTGTTTTACAGACATAACTGCGGCGGTGGTAACAGGTAAACCGTTCCACCAGCATGGAGGCAAACTCATATTCCCCAAACATAAAAACATGCTCCCAAGGTACGAACACCCGGTCAAAAATAATCATGGCTTCCTGTCCGCCGAATCTGGCATTACCCACATCTATATCACCGCCTTCCATACTTCTCGTATCGCAGGACTGGCGGCCATAGATATAGGTAATTCCTTCCGCGTCCACCGGCATAGCCGCTACAACAGCCCAGTCTTTGTCGGCCTCCGTTAACCGGATGGTAGGCATCGCAATCAGCCAGTGAGAATTGATGCAACCAGTCTGGTGGGCCTTTGCACCGGAGATATAAATTCCCTGCTCATTCTTTTCCACGACACGGGTATACAAATCAGGATCGGCCTGTTCTGAAGGCGATTTGCTTCTGTCGCCTTTGGGGTCGGTCATTGCGCCGCCTATAACATAATTGCCTGCCTGCATCTTTTTAACGAATTCTAAAAATCGCTGGTGGTATTCCGTTTTGTATTTTTTGTCTATCTCATAAGTGGTGGAATGCAGTGCATTGATGGCATCCATACCTACGCATCGCTGAAAACAGGTTCCGGTATTTTGTCCGAGTTTCCGTTGCATCTTGTTTTGCATCACCAAATCCTGTGCGCCCTCCGCAATATGCAGAAAGCGGCTCACACGAAGCCCTGAAAGCGGAGATGCGGCACTTGCCAGCGCTTCGTCCCGTACCGCCAAATCGTAGGTCTCCGCCACTGCATTGACGGAAGGACGTATCATGGGATGGTCGACCGGCTCAACGACCAGTTCACCAAACAAATAAACTTTCAGATTTCTTCCTCTTAAACTTTGGATATACTCCTCGCCGGTCTTTATCATGCTGCGTTTTTTAAGTAGTATAAATATATTGAATTATCCGACGTGTATCACCGGAATATTGAGACAAATCAATTAAACGGCCAGATCCCATTCATTAATTTTGCCGGCAAATGAAAAAT
The genomic region above belongs to Sphingobacteriales bacterium and contains:
- a CDS encoding 4-hydroxybutyryl-CoA dehydratase, translating into MIKTGEEYIQSLRGRNLKVYLFGELVVEPVDHPMIRPSVNAVAETYDLAVRDEALASAASPLSGLRVSRFLHIAEGAQDLVMQNKMQRKLGQNTGTCFQRCVGMDAINALHSTTYEIDKKYKTEYHQRFLEFVKKMQAGNYVIGGAMTDPKGDRSKSPSEQADPDLYTRVVEKNEQGIYISGAKAHQTGCINSHWLIAMPTIRLTEADKDWAVVAAMPVDAEGITYIYGRQSCDTRSMEGGDIDVGNARFGGQEAMIIFDRVFVPWEHVFMFGEYEFASMLVERFTCYHRRSYVCKTGLGDALIGAAATIADYNGVEKASHIKDKLVEMTHLNETIYGLGIASSYQAKKLESGVYLSDDMLAQVCKHNVTRFPYEISRLAQDIAGGLVVTMPSEKDFRHPEAGPLLKKYLVGREGVNPENRMRILRLIENLTLGRNAVGYLTESMHGAGSPQAQRVQIQRLMQIGFKKNIAKNLAGMKDDIQEPNENSAYFKNIFDTDELKS